In Clostridium sp. JN-1, one genomic interval encodes:
- a CDS encoding L,D-transpeptidase, which yields MKKIFMYSFILTCVFIFCPLFNTNFNKENAYGSDKSREAVCNNMKISYYTKLDNTKVYDDSSNVHNVKYVLGKNEEVIGYYKKNRYVYCEENKNGRFGWIKENDLKDVIYKDTEYILDVDLNSSNINVIKKNKVIKTIPYFLNDEQHSYSQVPVGTFYINSRGSYNYEGQKRYYLKFFSNYLIHSIPLDEKGNIIEYGKNKFEFNIAYGSIRVSTQDSGWIFKFVPDGSAVIIHY from the coding sequence ATGAAAAAAATCTTTATGTATAGTTTTATACTTACCTGTGTTTTTATTTTTTGCCCTTTATTCAATACAAATTTTAATAAGGAAAATGCATACGGAAGTGATAAAAGTAGAGAAGCTGTGTGCAATAATATGAAAATATCGTACTATACTAAATTGGATAATACAAAAGTATATGATGATAGTTCTAATGTACATAATGTAAAATATGTTTTGGGTAAAAATGAAGAAGTAATAGGGTACTATAAAAAAAATAGATATGTTTATTGTGAAGAAAATAAAAATGGAAGATTTGGCTGGATAAAAGAAAATGATTTAAAAGATGTTATCTATAAAGATACAGAATATATATTGGATGTCGATTTAAATTCTTCAAATATCAATGTTATAAAGAAAAATAAAGTTATAAAAACCATTCCTTATTTTTTGAATGATGAACAACATTCTTATAGCCAAGTTCCAGTAGGTACGTTTTATATAAACAGCAGAGGAAGTTATAATTACGAAGGTCAAAAAAGATATTATCTTAAATTCTTTTCAAATTATTTAATACACTCTATACCACTAGATGAAAAAGGTAATATAATAGAATATGGAAAGAATAAATTTGAATTTAATATAGCTTATGGTAGTATTAGAGTATCGACTCAGGATTCAGGCTGGATATTCAAGTTTGTTCCAGATGGTTCTGCTGTCATTATACATTATTAA
- a CDS encoding FAD-dependent oxidoreductase produces the protein MDYDVLILGGGVIGCAAAYELSKYSLNIALIEKDYDIADDVALFNSAIIYDGLECQNNIMSKLEASGNKLVRKMAKKFNVNLKDYNYMIITEDKKDEDKLIEMYNNAQSIGIDNVYLLSSDEVSKIEPALAGKVNMALYSKNTAVIEPYDLALAYGEIAFDNGVNFKLEEEVLDIQKISKGFRVVTNKNKFTCNMVLNTTPGKNYSIGSLNKTNKNRSNQRYFLLNNNFKKTFNGIVAALEKNGNQVYITPTIGGNSGVYVKSDDDINYDEALNEILKFNSCIKGENINQFYEIPFYNDTLIIDDSFIENGYISVNGKSYAQVTVTPAIAKIVCEIIVNNFNCVLKKDFIDKRREFYKFRDLSNDDRKKIIKLNKSYGKIICYCNKITEGEIIDAIRRPLGARTLEGVKRRTGVTFGECMGTQCLSKIVKILAREMNKNMTDVVKKSKDSKLIAGRIKEFDDM, from the coding sequence ATGGATTATGATGTACTTATATTAGGCGGTGGAGTGATTGGGTGTGCTGCTGCTTATGAACTTTCAAAATATAGTTTAAATATAGCCCTTATTGAAAAAGATTATGATATAGCAGATGATGTTGCATTATTTAATTCAGCTATAATATATGATGGACTAGAATGTCAAAATAACATAATGTCAAAATTGGAGGCCTCAGGTAATAAGCTTGTAAGAAAAATGGCTAAAAAATTTAATGTAAATTTAAAAGATTATAATTATATGATTATTACAGAAGATAAAAAAGATGAAGATAAACTTATAGAAATGTATAATAATGCCCAAAGTATCGGAATAGATAATGTATATTTATTAAGTAGTGATGAGGTTTCTAAAATAGAGCCTGCTTTAGCTGGTAAAGTAAATATGGCACTATACTCCAAGAATACTGCAGTAATAGAGCCCTATGACTTAGCTTTAGCTTATGGAGAAATAGCATTTGATAATGGAGTTAATTTTAAACTTGAAGAAGAAGTTTTAGATATACAAAAAATATCCAAGGGTTTCAGGGTAGTAACTAATAAAAATAAGTTTACGTGTAATATGGTGTTAAATACAACACCGGGTAAAAACTACAGCATAGGTAGTTTAAATAAGACAAATAAAAACAGAAGTAACCAAAGGTACTTCCTACTTAATAATAACTTTAAAAAAACATTTAATGGTATAGTAGCTGCCTTGGAGAAAAACGGCAATCAAGTTTATATAACACCTACAATTGGAGGAAATTCTGGAGTTTATGTAAAGTCAGATGATGATATAAATTATGATGAAGCTTTAAATGAAATTCTTAAGTTTAATAGTTGTATAAAAGGAGAGAATATAAATCAATTTTATGAAATCCCATTTTATAATGATACTTTAATTATAGATGACAGTTTTATTGAAAATGGTTATATAAGTGTAAACGGTAAAAGTTATGCTCAAGTTACGGTTACACCTGCTATAGCAAAAATAGTATGTGAAATTATAGTTAATAATTTCAATTGTGTATTAAAGAAAGATTTTATAGATAAGAGAAGAGAATTTTATAAGTTTAGGGATTTATCCAATGATGACAGAAAAAAGATTATAAAATTAAATAAAAGTTATGGCAAGATAATATGTTACTGTAATAAAATAACTGAAGGTGAAATAATAGATGCAATAAGAAGACCTTTAGGTGCACGTACTTTAGAAGGAGTTAAAAGAAGAACTGGTGTAACATTTGGTGAGTGTATGGGAACTCAATGTCTAAGTAAAATAGTAAAGATTCTAGCAAGGGAAATGAATAAAAATATGACTGATGTTGTTAAGAAATCTAAGGATTCAAAGCTTATAGCTGGACGAATAAAAGAATTTGATGATATGTGA
- a CDS encoding DUF1667 domain-containing protein: MIRQCICPKCNKRCILDIDKYDGKIEVSGNLCNQGIKYANVEMNNNKATLTTLVRIKGAKCNVIPVKSNKPLDKSMWIECSKALSRLHVGAPIKCGDIVCTNILNTGIDIICTKTVSKGAP, from the coding sequence TTGATAAGACAGTGTATTTGTCCTAAATGTAATAAAAGATGTATACTGGACATAGATAAATATGATGGTAAAATAGAAGTATCAGGAAATCTATGTAACCAAGGTATAAAATATGCGAATGTGGAAATGAATAATAATAAAGCTACATTAACTACACTCGTGAGAATAAAAGGAGCTAAATGTAATGTAATACCTGTTAAAAGCAATAAACCTTTAGATAAATCTATGTGGATAGAGTGTTCAAAGGCACTAAGTAGATTGCATGTTGGTGCTCCTATAAAATGCGGCGATATAGTATGCACAAATATATTAAACACAGGAATCGACATAATATGCACTAAAACTGTGAGTAAAGGTGCTCCATAA
- the serS gene encoding serine--tRNA ligase — protein MLDLKRIRNNPEEVKVALQNRGEEFDPKTIDEVLSLDENRRKILVEVEALKNKRNQDSAQIPKLKKEGKNTDDIMAEMKKLSDTIKGYDVDLADIDKKIEYIMLRLPNIPNPAVPAGESDADNVEIRKWGEPTKFDFKIKPHWDLGTDLNILDFERASKVAGSRFTFYRGLGAKLERAVITYYLDLHTEKHGYEELFPPYMVNRTSMIGTGQLPKFEEDAFNVSNNDFFLIPTAEVPVTNFYRNEVLDGNKLPIKHVAYSACFRSEAGSAGRDTRGLVRQHQFNKVEMVKFTKPEQSYDELEKLTHDAEEALQILGLPYRVVRICRGDLGFTAALKYDIEVWMPSYNRYVEISSCSNFEDFQARRANIKYKDNPKDKPKYVHTLNGSGLAVGRTVAALLENYQQADGSVVIPKALRPYMGGKEVIK, from the coding sequence GTGTTAGATCTAAAAAGAATTAGAAATAATCCTGAAGAGGTAAAAGTAGCATTACAAAATAGGGGTGAGGAGTTTGACCCTAAGACCATAGATGAAGTTTTATCATTAGATGAAAATAGAAGAAAAATCTTAGTTGAAGTTGAGGCTTTAAAAAATAAGAGGAACCAAGATTCAGCTCAAATACCAAAGTTGAAAAAGGAAGGAAAGAATACTGATGATATAATGGCTGAAATGAAAAAACTTTCCGATACTATAAAAGGTTATGATGTTGATCTTGCAGATATAGATAAAAAAATAGAATACATAATGCTTAGGCTGCCTAATATACCAAATCCAGCAGTTCCAGCAGGTGAATCAGATGCAGATAATGTAGAAATAAGAAAATGGGGAGAGCCTACTAAATTTGACTTTAAAATAAAACCTCATTGGGATTTAGGTACTGACTTAAATATACTTGATTTTGAAAGAGCAAGTAAGGTCGCTGGATCAAGATTTACATTTTATAGAGGGCTGGGAGCAAAGCTTGAAAGAGCTGTTATAACTTATTATTTGGATTTGCATACAGAAAAGCATGGTTATGAAGAATTATTCCCTCCATACATGGTAAATAGGACTAGTATGATAGGAACAGGCCAGCTCCCAAAGTTTGAAGAGGATGCATTTAACGTTTCAAATAATGACTTTTTCTTAATACCTACAGCAGAAGTACCTGTAACTAATTTCTATAGAAATGAAGTACTAGATGGTAATAAGTTACCAATAAAACATGTTGCTTATAGTGCATGCTTTAGATCAGAAGCAGGTTCAGCTGGTAGAGATACAAGAGGTCTTGTAAGACAGCATCAATTTAATAAAGTTGAAATGGTTAAGTTTACTAAACCAGAACAATCTTATGATGAACTTGAAAAGTTAACCCACGATGCAGAAGAAGCACTGCAAATTTTAGGATTACCTTATAGAGTAGTTAGAATATGCAGAGGAGATTTAGGATTTACAGCAGCTTTAAAATATGACATTGAAGTTTGGATGCCAAGTTATAATAGATATGTTGAGATTTCAAGCTGTAGTAATTTTGAAGATTTCCAAGCAAGACGTGCTAATATAAAATACAAAGATAACCCAAAAGATAAGCCAAAATATGTTCATACTTTAAATGGTTCAGGTTTAGCTGTAGGAAGAACAGTTGCTGCACTACTTGAAAACTATCAACAAGCAGACGGCAGCGTAGTAATACCTAAGGCATTAAGACCTTATATGGGTGGAAAAGAAGTAATAAAATAA
- a CDS encoding phosphatidylserine decarboxylase, with product MIKYYNRKTKQYEIEQVAGDTYLNWTYSSPIGMKFLEMFIKKKIFSKLYGIYCDSHISKKKIDDFIKTFNINITESKASIKDFKSFNDFFTRKLNSNARPIDTNKDTLMSPGDGRLTAYQNIDMDKIVQVKGFTYRLQDLILDDKIASKFSNGTCLILRLCPTDYHRFHFIDSGICDQTKKISGDYYSVNPAALKKIPELFCKNKREYALFHSQNFDDILYIEVGATCVGSIIQTYTPGKTVQKGDEKGYFKFGGSTAILFLKQGTVSIDDDILNQSKKGYETKIIMGEHIGKKL from the coding sequence ATGATAAAGTACTATAATAGAAAAACTAAACAATATGAAATAGAACAAGTTGCAGGAGATACATACTTAAATTGGACTTATTCTTCTCCTATTGGAATGAAGTTTTTAGAGATGTTTATTAAGAAAAAGATATTTTCAAAATTATATGGCATTTATTGTGACAGTCATATTAGTAAGAAAAAAATTGATGATTTTATTAAAACATTTAATATAAACATAACTGAATCTAAAGCTTCAATAAAAGACTTTAAATCATTTAATGACTTTTTTACACGAAAATTAAATTCAAATGCAAGACCTATAGATACAAACAAAGATACTTTGATGTCACCTGGTGATGGACGTCTTACAGCATATCAAAACATAGATATGGATAAAATTGTTCAAGTAAAAGGATTTACATATAGACTGCAAGATCTCATACTAGATGATAAAATAGCTTCTAAATTTTCAAATGGAACTTGTTTGATATTAAGGTTATGTCCAACTGATTACCATAGGTTTCATTTTATAGACAGCGGAATCTGTGATCAAACTAAAAAAATTAGTGGAGATTATTACTCCGTAAATCCAGCAGCTCTAAAAAAGATACCAGAGCTATTTTGTAAAAATAAACGTGAATATGCTTTATTTCATTCACAAAACTTTGATGACATACTGTATATCGAAGTAGGAGCTACTTGTGTTGGATCAATAATTCAAACTTATACACCTGGTAAAACAGTTCAAAAAGGTGATGAAAAAGGATACTTTAAATTTGGAGGTTCTACTGCTATCTTATTTTTAAAACAAGGTACAGTAAGTATAGATGATGATATATTAAATCAATCTAAAAAAGGTTATGAAACTAAAATTATAATGGGCGAACACATAGGCAAGAAATTGTAA
- a CDS encoding TetR/AcrR family transcriptional regulator, whose amino-acid sequence MNKTKKAIYESAMKVFSNCGYSGATMDMIASEAGVAKGTLYYYFKGKQEIFKYIIDEGMKIIKEEIEAMAKEKKDPLSKLKVLCEVQLDLVHDKRDFIKVVLSQFWGEETRQIQLRDVVKMYITYIQSYIKDAMADKKVKNGDSLAMAYSLFGTMYAAATYELFNNNEENPEEFKKDLTDHLLNGIQV is encoded by the coding sequence ATGAATAAAACCAAAAAAGCTATATATGAATCAGCTATGAAAGTTTTTTCTAATTGTGGATATAGTGGTGCTACAATGGATATGATAGCATCTGAGGCAGGAGTAGCAAAGGGAACTTTGTATTATTATTTTAAAGGTAAACAAGAAATTTTTAAATATATAATAGATGAAGGAATGAAGATAATAAAAGAAGAGATAGAAGCTATGGCAAAAGAAAAGAAAGATCCTCTATCTAAGCTTAAAGTACTATGTGAAGTTCAATTAGATTTAGTTCATGATAAAAGGGATTTTATTAAAGTTGTATTAAGCCAATTTTGGGGAGAAGAGACCAGACAAATTCAACTGAGAGACGTAGTAAAGATGTATATTACTTATATACAATCTTACATAAAGGATGCTATGGCTGATAAGAAAGTAAAAAATGGAGATTCTCTTGCAATGGCTTATAGTTTATTTGGAACTATGTATGCAGCAGCAACCTATGAACTATTCAATAATAATGAAGAAAATCCAGAAGAGTTTAAAAAGGATCTAACAGATCATTTATTAAATGGTATTCAGGTGTAG
- a CDS encoding protein kinase family protein, which translates to MDRYYKTGEKVNGYSIIKIIGEGRYGIVYLAVNDKHEKCVIKQLKKDMLDDTRKKLFYEEKILKALDNPSFPKFISKFKDEDREGYILEYIEGKVFEDLLVIDKYEFTKGEIYKIGQQLLELVEVLHNNGIVHRDIRLPNVILKENKDIALIDFGLARIIDNKRYVKDIDYWFIGDFLIHLYYSSYKVTDTEDKPWYEELDLNSEEEIFLKKLMNIEENYKSIEEIKKQLEKIKNAN; encoded by the coding sequence GTGGATAGATATTATAAAACTGGAGAAAAGGTAAATGGATATTCCATTATAAAAATAATAGGTGAAGGCAGATATGGAATTGTATATTTAGCAGTGAATGACAAACATGAAAAATGTGTGATAAAACAATTAAAAAAAGATATGCTTGATGATACTAGAAAAAAATTGTTTTATGAGGAAAAGATATTAAAAGCTTTGGATAATCCAAGCTTTCCCAAATTCATATCAAAATTCAAAGATGAAGATAGAGAAGGTTATATATTAGAATATATTGAAGGAAAAGTATTTGAAGATTTATTAGTCATAGATAAATATGAATTTACTAAAGGCGAGATTTACAAAATTGGGCAGCAGCTTTTAGAATTAGTGGAGGTACTGCATAATAATGGTATAGTACACCGTGATATTAGGCTTCCTAATGTAATATTGAAAGAAAACAAAGATATAGCTTTGATTGATTTTGGACTAGCTAGAATCATCGATAATAAAAGATATGTAAAAGATATAGATTATTGGTTTATAGGTGATTTTTTAATCCATCTATATTATTCGTCATATAAAGTAACTGATACAGAAGACAAACCTTGGTATGAAGAACTTGATTTAAATTCAGAAGAAGAAATTTTTTTAAAAAAGTTAATGAATATCGAAGAAAATTATAAAAGCATTGAAGAAATAAAGAAACAGCTTGAAAAAATTAAAAATGCAAATTGA
- a CDS encoding cell wall-binding repeat-containing protein: MCKRTSIFICTLFIAFGILTGPHVMADSSIKTKRIWGSDRYITCSEVVKTGWESSDYAVIVNGENFPDALSASSLAKKFNAPILLTQSNTIDQNALAQLQRLKVKNVFIVGGDFVVSKNIEEHIRSLGVNITRCSGLDRNETSAAVAEQIGTNNGIIAAVDSDFTDALSAAPIAGKLNMPIILVPKDKMPDSVKNFISNKYIPKTYVLGDKNIISDKVANEFPNVQRITGRDSYERNINIINTFSDKLDFSSAFLVYSGGFADALSVSALAALKGNPVILVGDQLASVTQNFMKSKHFTNLTILGGKNLITDTILNELTGTNQDNNYNT, translated from the coding sequence TTGTGTAAAAGGACATCAATTTTTATTTGTACGTTATTTATAGCATTTGGAATTTTAACAGGACCTCATGTTATGGCTGATTCTTCTATAAAAACTAAGAGAATATGGGGAAGTGATAGGTACATTACCTGTTCTGAAGTGGTAAAAACAGGATGGGAAAGTTCGGATTATGCAGTAATAGTGAATGGAGAAAATTTTCCAGATGCCTTAAGTGCTTCAAGTTTAGCAAAAAAATTTAATGCACCTATTTTATTAACTCAATCAAATACAATTGACCAAAATGCTTTAGCTCAATTGCAAAGACTTAAAGTAAAAAATGTATTCATAGTTGGAGGGGACTTTGTAGTAAGTAAAAACATTGAAGAACATATTAGAAGCTTAGGGGTAAATATTACAAGATGCAGCGGACTTGATAGAAATGAAACTTCAGCTGCAGTTGCAGAACAAATTGGAACTAATAATGGAATTATAGCAGCTGTAGATAGTGATTTTACAGATGCACTTTCTGCAGCACCGATCGCAGGAAAGTTGAATATGCCTATTATATTGGTGCCTAAAGACAAAATGCCTGATTCAGTTAAGAACTTTATTTCGAATAAGTATATTCCTAAAACTTATGTATTAGGTGACAAAAATATAATTAGTGATAAAGTAGCAAATGAATTTCCAAATGTACAGAGAATAACAGGCAGGGATAGTTATGAAAGAAATATAAATATTATAAATACATTTTCAGATAAATTAGATTTTAGCAGTGCATTTTTAGTTTATTCAGGTGGATTTGCAGATGCTTTAAGTGTGTCAGCTCTAGCAGCTTTGAAGGGAAATCCAGTAATTTTAGTAGGAGATCAGCTTGCAAGTGTAACACAGAATTTTATGAAATCAAAACATTTTACGAATCTAACTATATTAGGTGGTAAGAATTTAATAACTGATACAATTTTAAATGAACTAACTGGTACAAATCAAGATAATAATTATAACACATAA
- a CDS encoding nucleoside deaminase: MEDFMMKAIDEAKKSMELYEVPVGAVIVKNGVIIARAHNLKEKLKDPTAHAEILAIKKASAFLNNWRLMDCSMYVTLEPCPMCAGAILQSRISKLYIGTFDPVCGACGSVINVIQNNNLNRWTDIKWCYDDRCSDILKDFFKNRR, from the coding sequence ATGGAGGATTTTATGATGAAGGCAATAGATGAAGCAAAAAAGTCAATGGAGCTTTATGAAGTTCCTGTAGGAGCAGTAATAGTCAAAAATGGAGTTATAATAGCTAGGGCACATAATTTAAAGGAAAAATTGAAAGACCCTACAGCTCATGCAGAAATCCTTGCTATAAAAAAAGCATCAGCATTTCTTAATAATTGGAGACTTATGGATTGCAGTATGTATGTGACATTGGAACCATGTCCAATGTGTGCAGGAGCTATACTTCAATCCAGAATAAGCAAATTATATATAGGAACATTTGATCCAGTATGCGGAGCTTGTGGATCTGTTATAAATGTAATTCAAAATAATAATTTAAATCGATGGACTGACATAAAGTGGTGTTATGATGACAGATGCAGTGATATTTTAAAAGACTTTTTTAAGAACAGGAGATAG
- a CDS encoding phosphomannomutase/phosphoglucomutase yields the protein MLNQLKVLQNGTDIRGIAIDHEDKKANLTFESVKSISCGFVKWLGEKMNVNSSELKIAVGMDSRLSGPKIKDSVIQELINLGCSVYDCKMCTTPAMFMTTILKGCECDGAIMITASHLPYYYNGMKFFTKEGGCEKEDITNIISKSSVQKYGKLQNKGKVYKIDFISEYSNLLVNMIRKGVSSSQNYDKPMSGFKIVVDAGNGAGGFFAHKVLEVLGADITQSQFIEPDGRFPNHIPNPESEEAMESIKNAVLKSNADLGIIFDADVDRAAIVDSSGTEINKNTLIALISSIILEEHPGTTVVTDSVTSIGLSEFISELGGIHHRFKRGYKNVINEAKRLNDEGKECYLAIETSGHAALKQNYFLDDGAYLVSKILIKMAKLNFEGKNIHSLIEKLKVPVESSEHRINIKSDSFQKVGKSVLQELKGYAQEMEGWSIVPNNYEGIRVNCDKSSGNGWFLLRMSLHEPVLVFNVESDSNGGTKIAADNLKPLLCKYKELDI from the coding sequence ATGCTAAATCAATTAAAAGTCTTGCAAAATGGCACTGATATAAGAGGAATTGCAATTGATCATGAAGATAAGAAAGCCAACTTAACTTTTGAATCGGTAAAGTCTATAAGCTGTGGATTTGTAAAATGGCTGGGAGAAAAGATGAATGTAAATTCTAGTGAATTAAAGATAGCTGTTGGTATGGATTCAAGGTTATCAGGACCAAAAATAAAAGATTCTGTTATTCAGGAATTGATTAATTTAGGATGCAGTGTTTATGACTGCAAAATGTGTACAACCCCAGCAATGTTTATGACTACAATTTTAAAAGGCTGTGAATGTGATGGAGCCATAATGATAACTGCAAGTCATTTACCTTACTATTATAATGGAATGAAGTTCTTTACTAAGGAAGGTGGATGCGAGAAAGAAGATATAACAAATATCATATCTAAATCTTCAGTTCAGAAGTACGGTAAACTTCAAAATAAAGGGAAAGTATATAAAATAGACTTTATTTCTGAGTATTCAAATTTACTAGTTAATATGATTCGAAAAGGTGTTTCTTCAAGTCAAAATTATGACAAACCTATGTCAGGTTTTAAAATTGTAGTTGATGCTGGAAATGGTGCAGGGGGTTTCTTTGCACATAAAGTTTTAGAAGTACTTGGAGCAGATATAACTCAAAGTCAATTTATTGAACCTGATGGAAGGTTTCCAAATCACATTCCTAACCCAGAATCTGAAGAAGCTATGGAATCTATAAAAAATGCAGTATTAAAAAGTAATGCTGATCTTGGAATAATATTTGATGCAGATGTAGATAGAGCAGCTATTGTAGATTCAAGCGGCACGGAGATAAATAAAAATACACTTATAGCTTTAATTTCATCTATAATTTTGGAAGAACATCCAGGTACAACGGTAGTTACTGATTCTGTAACCTCAATTGGATTGAGTGAATTTATTTCTGAACTTGGAGGAATACATCATAGGTTTAAAAGAGGCTATAAAAATGTTATAAATGAAGCAAAACGACTTAATGATGAAGGTAAGGAGTGTTACTTAGCAATTGAAACATCGGGACATGCAGCACTAAAACAAAATTACTTTTTAGATGATGGAGCATATTTAGTATCAAAAATACTTATAAAAATGGCAAAGTTAAATTTTGAGGGCAAGAACATACATAGCCTAATAGAAAAGCTAAAAGTTCCTGTTGAAAGTTCAGAGCACAGAATAAATATTAAAAGTGATAGCTTTCAAAAAGTTGGTAAGTCTGTTCTGCAGGAGTTAAAAGGTTATGCTCAAGAGATGGAAGGCTGGAGCATAGTACCTAATAACTATGAAGGAATTAGAGTAAATTGTGACAAATCAAGTGGTAATGGTTGGTTCTTATTAAGAATGTCATTACATGAACCTGTTTTAGTATTTAATGTTGAATCAGATTCAAATGGCGGAACAAAGATTGCTGCAGATAATTTAAAGCCGCTTTTATGTAAATATAAAGAGCTTGATATATAA
- a CDS encoding sugar-binding transcriptional regulator: MKKIVGETNLMIKCCKLYYEDSLTQNEISNILCVSRPTVSRLLDEGRRSGIVKIEIVSPIGNTYGVLERNIEKKFGLREVIIVDDDADDNIEKKHIAKSCADYLERIIKLDNKIGVSMGTTMRNIARYINPNPKLKLTFIPLIGGIGQTQIEIHPNQIVVDLARAFGGSFKLLHAPAVVSNTLIRNDFLQEESIKDIIESGKHVDIAIVGIGSPAMENSTMMSSGYFSLNDLKIFKKEGAVGDICLQFYDINGNFREFKPNNHIIGVNLDNIKKINTVIGIANGKGKIEAIVGALNGNLINVLITNYSNAKIIYEKY, translated from the coding sequence ATGAAAAAAATTGTTGGAGAAACAAATTTAATGATAAAATGCTGTAAGTTATACTACGAAGATTCACTTACTCAAAACGAAATCAGTAATATATTATGCGTTTCAAGACCTACTGTATCTAGACTATTAGATGAAGGTCGAAGGTCTGGAATTGTAAAAATTGAAATAGTAAGCCCTATAGGGAACACCTATGGAGTTCTAGAAAGAAATATTGAAAAGAAGTTTGGTCTTAGGGAAGTTATTATAGTTGATGATGATGCTGATGATAATATTGAAAAGAAGCATATTGCAAAGTCTTGTGCTGATTACTTGGAAAGAATAATAAAGTTGGACAACAAAATTGGAGTTTCTATGGGGACAACCATGAGAAATATTGCAAGATATATTAATCCAAACCCCAAATTAAAATTAACATTCATTCCTCTTATAGGCGGTATTGGTCAAACTCAAATTGAAATTCACCCTAATCAAATAGTAGTAGATTTGGCAAGAGCATTTGGGGGAAGCTTTAAGTTATTACACGCACCTGCAGTTGTATCTAATACCCTTATTAGAAATGACTTTTTACAAGAAGAAAGCATAAAAGATATAATCGAGAGTGGAAAACATGTTGATATTGCAATTGTAGGCATTGGATCACCTGCAATGGAAAACTCTACGATGATGAGCAGTGGTTATTTTTCATTAAATGATTTAAAAATATTCAAAAAAGAAGGAGCTGTTGGTGATATATGCTTACAATTTTATGATATCAACGGTAACTTCAGAGAATTTAAACCAAATAATCATATTATAGGAGTTAACTTAGACAATATAAAGAAAATAAACACGGTAATTGGTATAGCTAATGGGAAAGGGAAAATAGAAGCCATTGTCGGAGCATTAAATGGAAATTTAATTAACGTCTTAATAACTAACTATAGTAATGCGAAAATCATTTATGAAAAGTATTAA